One Echinicola strongylocentroti DNA window includes the following coding sequences:
- a CDS encoding M20/M25/M40 family metallo-hydrolase — protein sequence MQENEKFLYKYLNNASPTGFEASGQQIWLDYIKPYVDQYFTDSYGTAVGVLNPDAPFKVVIEAHADEISWFVNYITPEGYIYVRRNGGSDHMIAPSMRVNIHTDEKIIPGVFGWPAIHVRKGDKEDKPSLENIFIDVGARSKEELEKMGIHVGCVVTFKDELLDLNGKFYAGRALDNRVGGYMIAQVLKKLHDAGKKLPFGLYVVNAVQEEIGLRGAQMIAAKIKPNVAVITDVCHDTTAPMYSKINSGEQVAGEGPVLTYGASVHKKLLDLIIHSAQQRKLPFQRAAASRGTGTDTDAFAYSNDGVPSALISLPLKYMHTTVETASKKDIDSVIDLITGFLEDLDPDYNFKYIE from the coding sequence ATGCAAGAAAACGAGAAGTTTCTTTACAAATACCTTAATAATGCATCGCCGACGGGCTTTGAGGCGTCTGGTCAGCAGATATGGTTGGATTATATCAAGCCCTACGTGGACCAGTATTTTACAGATAGTTATGGGACTGCTGTGGGAGTGCTCAATCCTGATGCCCCATTTAAGGTGGTTATCGAAGCACATGCTGATGAGATCAGCTGGTTTGTAAACTACATTACGCCGGAAGGCTATATCTATGTACGTCGAAACGGGGGCTCTGATCATATGATCGCCCCATCGATGCGGGTGAATATCCATACTGATGAAAAAATCATTCCAGGAGTTTTCGGATGGCCCGCGATCCATGTAAGGAAAGGAGACAAGGAGGACAAACCTTCCCTCGAAAATATCTTTATCGACGTAGGGGCTCGGTCGAAGGAGGAATTAGAAAAAATGGGGATTCATGTTGGTTGCGTGGTTACATTCAAAGATGAACTGTTGGACCTGAATGGCAAATTTTATGCTGGCAGAGCTTTGGACAATAGGGTAGGGGGATACATGATTGCCCAAGTGCTGAAGAAACTGCATGATGCTGGCAAAAAGCTTCCTTTTGGCCTATATGTAGTCAATGCTGTCCAAGAAGAGATTGGTTTACGTGGGGCTCAGATGATTGCAGCGAAGATAAAGCCCAATGTGGCTGTAATTACGGATGTCTGTCACGACACCACTGCACCTATGTACAGTAAAATCAACAGTGGAGAGCAGGTTGCCGGAGAAGGACCCGTGCTCACTTATGGTGCTTCAGTGCACAAAAAGTTATTGGACTTGATCATACATTCTGCCCAGCAAAGAAAGCTTCCTTTTCAACGGGCCGCAGCCTCTAGAGGTACGGGGACTGACACGGACGCTTTTGCTTATTCTAATGACGGGGTACCATCTGCACTGATTTCGCTGCCTTTAAAATACATGCACACGACTGTAGAAACTGCAAGTAAAAAAGACATTGATAGTGTGATTGACCTGATTACTGGCTTTTTGGAGGACCTTGATCCGGATTATAACTTTAAGTATATCGAATAG
- a CDS encoding acyl-CoA carboxylase subunit beta → MKSSTKGVYTLPGNKEKLELLKKKNEEALQGGGKDRIAVQHQKGKLSARERIHLLIDEGTFQEIDKFKMHRCKDFGLDKEYYLGDGVITGYGEVNGRLVYVYSQDFTVFGGSLSETHAEKICKILDMALKNGAPVIGLNDSGGARIQEGVNSLGGYADIFYRNTRASGVVPQLSAIMGPCAGGAVYSPAITDFILMVEETSYMFVTGPNVVKTVTQEHVSSEELGGASTHSTKSGVTHFACQNEVECLKTIKDILSYIPQNCEDDAPSYPYESLEDESREVLNKVVPENPNHPYDMRKVVGGIVDEESFLEVHKNFADNMVVGFARIAGRSIGVVGNQPQSLAGVLDNDASIKAARFVRFCDCFNIPLLVLVDVPGFLPGTDQEWNGIITNGAKLLYAFSEATVPRITVITRKAYGGAYDVMNSKHIGADLNFAWPTAEIAVMGAKGAAEIIFKKEIAQAEDPEEKLQEKIDQYTKKFANPYKAAHRGYIDEVILPSQTREKLISGFKMLQNKVDNLPRKKHGNIPL, encoded by the coding sequence ATGAAAAGTTCGACCAAAGGAGTATATACATTGCCAGGAAACAAAGAGAAACTGGAGCTTTTAAAGAAAAAGAATGAGGAGGCCTTGCAGGGAGGGGGAAAAGACCGAATAGCCGTACAGCACCAGAAAGGTAAATTGTCGGCAAGGGAGCGAATCCATTTGCTCATAGATGAAGGTACTTTTCAGGAGATCGATAAATTTAAAATGCACCGTTGCAAGGACTTTGGTTTGGACAAGGAGTATTACCTTGGTGATGGCGTGATCACGGGGTATGGAGAGGTAAATGGCAGGCTGGTGTATGTATATTCTCAGGATTTCACTGTCTTCGGTGGTTCGCTATCTGAAACTCACGCTGAAAAAATCTGCAAAATATTGGACATGGCCCTGAAAAATGGTGCCCCTGTCATTGGCTTGAATGACTCAGGGGGGGCGAGGATCCAAGAAGGTGTCAATTCCCTTGGGGGATACGCGGATATTTTTTACCGTAATACAAGGGCTTCAGGAGTGGTCCCTCAATTGTCGGCCATTATGGGGCCTTGTGCCGGAGGAGCAGTCTATTCGCCAGCCATTACGGATTTTATCCTAATGGTGGAAGAAACCAGTTATATGTTCGTTACAGGGCCTAATGTCGTTAAGACCGTCACCCAAGAGCATGTCAGTTCAGAAGAATTGGGAGGGGCGAGTACACATAGCACCAAAAGTGGGGTCACCCACTTTGCTTGTCAAAATGAAGTGGAATGTCTCAAGACCATAAAAGATATCCTTAGCTATATTCCCCAGAATTGTGAGGACGATGCTCCGTCCTATCCGTATGAATCGCTAGAGGATGAATCAAGGGAAGTGCTAAATAAAGTTGTTCCGGAAAACCCCAATCACCCTTATGACATGCGCAAGGTGGTGGGTGGGATAGTGGATGAGGAATCCTTCTTGGAGGTGCACAAAAACTTTGCGGATAATATGGTGGTGGGCTTTGCTCGGATAGCTGGAAGAAGTATTGGTGTGGTGGGAAATCAACCCCAGTCACTTGCGGGTGTACTTGATAATGACGCTTCTATAAAAGCAGCTCGCTTTGTGCGGTTTTGTGATTGTTTTAATATCCCCCTGTTGGTCTTGGTGGATGTGCCTGGTTTTTTGCCTGGGACAGATCAGGAATGGAACGGCATCATTACCAACGGTGCCAAGCTTCTTTATGCCTTTTCCGAGGCCACTGTGCCCAGAATAACGGTGATTACCCGCAAAGCCTATGGAGGAGCCTACGATGTGATGAATTCCAAGCACATTGGTGCGGACCTGAATTTTGCGTGGCCCACAGCAGAGATAGCGGTAATGGGAGCAAAGGGTGCAGCAGAAATTATTTTCAAAAAGGAAATTGCCCAGGCAGAAGATCCTGAGGAAAAGCTGCAAGAGAAAATCGATCAGTACACCAAGAAATTTGCCAATCCCTACAAAGCCGCCCACCGAGGATATATCGATGAAGTGATCCTTCCTTCCCAAACAAGGGAAAAACTCATCTCAGGCTTCAAAATGCTTCAAAACAAGGTGGATAACCTCCCAAGGAAGAAACACGGGAATATCCCTCTGTAG